Proteins from a genomic interval of Corynebacterium freiburgense:
- a CDS encoding PRD domain-containing protein gives MAYILKRRCNNNVVEAIDAQGCSVVVTGRGVGFGLRPGQEIPAERIQLKYVLESQQRAGAIADALAQVSPNTLALARKISLDAQQRFGISPITILLPLAEHLEYSVLRARRGDRIDVPLAFEVSQLYPGEYEFGMFAVKLVCADLGISLPCDEAAAFAMHIVSAQFHNNRIGAAMRTTQHIAAILRIIEEHSRVKVSRADVWTTRFITHIRFLLARLAAGTRSVDTPQEIVEAIKETLAASWLVAQKIKDYISEVESQELSESEVAYLTLHIGRFTHTGKREIEY, from the coding sequence ATGGCCTACATCTTAAAACGTCGGTGCAATAACAATGTTGTGGAAGCTATTGATGCGCAGGGGTGCAGCGTTGTAGTTACCGGACGTGGGGTGGGTTTTGGTTTGCGGCCGGGACAAGAAATCCCGGCTGAGCGTATTCAATTGAAATACGTTTTGGAGTCGCAACAACGTGCAGGGGCTATTGCAGATGCTTTGGCTCAAGTTTCTCCAAATACTTTGGCGCTGGCTCGTAAAATTTCACTAGATGCCCAACAGCGTTTTGGAATTAGCCCAATTACAATTTTGCTTCCATTGGCGGAGCATTTGGAGTATTCCGTATTGCGTGCTCGCCGTGGGGACCGTATAGATGTTCCCTTGGCATTCGAGGTTTCGCAGTTATATCCGGGTGAATACGAGTTCGGTATGTTTGCGGTGAAATTGGTTTGCGCTGACCTTGGTATTTCATTGCCATGTGATGAGGCTGCGGCGTTTGCTATGCATATTGTGAGCGCGCAATTTCACAATAATCGTATTGGTGCTGCAATGCGCACTACGCAGCATATTGCTGCCATTCTCCGCATTATTGAAGAACATTCGCGGGTAAAGGTTAGCCGGGCTGACGTCTGGACTACCAGGTTTATTACCCATATTCGTTTTCTATTAGCTCGATTGGCTGCTGGTACAAGGTCTGTTGATACTCCACAAGAAATCGTGGAAGCGATTAAAGAAACACTTGCCGCGTCATGGTTGGTTGCACAAAAAATTAAAGACTATATTTCAGAAGTCGAATCACAGGAATTGAGTGAGTCTGAGGTTGCGTATTTAACCCTGCATATTGGCCGCTTTACTCATACTGGAAAGCGTGAGATCGAGTATTAG
- a CDS encoding PTS transporter subunit EIIC produces MTATVTQPPQRGKAFKAMQKVGKAFMLPIAILPAAGLLLGIGGALSNPNTVAAYPVLDNAVAQGIFQVMSDAGAVIFSNLALLLSTGLCIGLAKRDKGTAALAGVVGYLIMTGTTASLMKVFHPDGDPIDTGILGALAIGATAVYLHNRYHNIQLPPTLGFFGGSRFVPIITAGAAILWGSAFFIIWPPIQGILVSAGEGMAQLGVFGTFLYGFLLRLSGALGLHHTIYPMFWYTELGGVEQVAGESVVGAQKIFFAQLADPSHQGLFTSGTRFFAGRFDTMMFGLPGAALAMYHSVPKQRRAKFAGLFLGAALTSFITGITEPLEFMFLFTAPILYVIHAFLDGVSFLIADLLQIRIGNTFSGGVIDYLLFGVIQGQDKTHWMYVIPVGLLWFGIYYVIFRWYIQRFQVATPGRFEDESDSQAAQDVLDFSDAENTPKDVLYDESHQIISALGGADNIEDVDACITRLRVSVKDSHMVDRATLKRLGAADVLDVAGGIQAVYGAKAVLYKNVMADLLGMDD; encoded by the coding sequence ATGACTGCCACAGTCACACAGCCACCGCAACGTGGCAAAGCATTTAAAGCAATGCAAAAAGTGGGCAAAGCATTTATGTTGCCCATTGCGATTCTCCCGGCGGCAGGTTTACTGCTGGGCATTGGTGGTGCCCTAAGTAATCCTAATACCGTTGCTGCTTACCCAGTACTGGATAATGCGGTTGCGCAAGGCATCTTTCAGGTAATGAGTGATGCAGGTGCGGTCATATTTTCCAATTTGGCATTACTGCTTTCCACAGGTCTCTGTATTGGTTTAGCCAAGCGAGATAAAGGAACTGCTGCACTTGCAGGTGTGGTTGGTTACCTTATTATGACTGGTACGACGGCCTCACTTATGAAAGTGTTCCATCCTGACGGAGATCCGATTGACACTGGAATTCTAGGTGCCCTGGCAATCGGGGCTACAGCAGTGTATCTGCATAATCGCTACCATAATATTCAGCTTCCACCTACCCTTGGCTTTTTTGGTGGATCAAGGTTTGTGCCGATTATTACCGCAGGTGCAGCGATTCTCTGGGGTTCAGCATTTTTTATTATTTGGCCGCCGATTCAAGGAATACTGGTAAGCGCTGGTGAAGGCATGGCCCAACTCGGCGTGTTTGGAACCTTTTTGTATGGGTTTTTATTGCGGCTATCCGGTGCGCTTGGTTTGCACCACACGATCTATCCAATGTTTTGGTATACCGAGCTCGGTGGCGTAGAACAAGTAGCTGGTGAGTCAGTGGTTGGTGCTCAAAAGATTTTCTTTGCTCAATTGGCTGATCCCTCCCACCAGGGATTATTTACCTCTGGTACTCGGTTTTTTGCAGGTCGCTTCGACACTATGATGTTCGGTCTGCCAGGTGCAGCGCTGGCAATGTATCACAGCGTTCCTAAACAACGCCGCGCAAAATTTGCAGGCTTATTCCTTGGTGCTGCGCTCACTTCATTTATTACCGGGATTACGGAGCCATTGGAGTTTATGTTTTTATTTACCGCTCCGATTCTCTATGTAATCCATGCTTTTTTGGATGGCGTGAGTTTCCTTATTGCTGATTTACTGCAGATTCGCATTGGAAATACGTTTTCCGGTGGAGTGATTGATTACTTACTTTTTGGTGTGATCCAAGGACAAGATAAAACGCATTGGATGTATGTGATCCCCGTCGGGCTGTTGTGGTTTGGAATTTATTATGTGATTTTCCGTTGGTATATCCAACGCTTCCAAGTGGCCACTCCAGGACGCTTTGAAGATGAAAGTGATTCCCAGGCTGCTCAAGACGTGCTTGATTTTAGCGATGCGGAAAACACTCCAAAGGATGTTCTTTATGATGAATCGCATCAAATTATTTCCGCGCTCGGCGGTGCAGATAATATTGAAGACGTGGATGCCTGCATTACTCGACTTCGAGTTTCCGTGAAGGATTCTCATATGGTTGATCGAGCTACATTAAAGCGTCTTGGTGCGGCTGATGTATTAGATGTAGCAGGAGGTATTCAAGCTGTGTACGGTGCGAAGGCAGTGCTCTATAAAAATGTTATGGCGGATCTGCTAGGAATGGATGATTAA
- a CDS encoding protein adenylyltransferase SelO family protein — MLSTPPPATAPVLHHRFAATFPELAFPCVPETAPEPELIALNEPLALELGFSPTWLRSEEGIQFMLGQQAEGAVAQAYAGHQFGYLSPILGDGRACLLGEVTDIKGVQHDLHLKGSGRTRFARSGDGRAALGPMLREFLVSNFLHAVNIPTTRSLAILTTGHKVQRNYVHPAAVLVRVASSHLRIGTFQYAALHHPGSDLIERLIEYSIQLHYPSTAAEPLAFLEAVMDAQAHTVAHWMGIGFVHGVINTDNTTISGQTIDFGPCAFLEQHDPHACFSSIDTTGRYKYGNQPGIIGWNLQRLAETLLPLIDAAGIPNSKVYELFDTYPNKFMNAYRQVIEEKLEGALPHNFHISGDHTAYFQEIAPMNNPVIIPRNHLVEAALQQADDGNTEPFCALYAALSTPYDFPLQHPEFVHSAPKGFMDNYRTFCGT; from the coding sequence ATGCTCTCTACCCCGCCGCCGGCGACCGCCCCGGTTCTCCACCATCGTTTTGCCGCGACGTTTCCTGAGCTTGCGTTTCCATGCGTTCCAGAAACTGCGCCAGAACCAGAGCTTATTGCCCTCAATGAACCATTGGCTTTAGAACTTGGGTTTAGCCCCACATGGTTACGCTCGGAGGAAGGCATTCAATTTATGCTTGGCCAGCAAGCCGAAGGCGCTGTTGCACAAGCATATGCTGGGCACCAATTTGGCTACCTCTCCCCTATTCTTGGCGACGGCCGCGCCTGCTTACTCGGCGAAGTAACCGATATCAAAGGCGTACAACACGACCTTCATCTCAAGGGTTCTGGCCGCACAAGATTTGCACGAAGTGGTGATGGAAGAGCTGCATTAGGCCCAATGCTCCGCGAGTTCCTTGTAAGCAATTTCCTCCATGCGGTGAATATCCCCACAACACGATCACTCGCCATTCTCACCACAGGCCATAAGGTACAACGCAATTATGTCCATCCTGCGGCAGTGCTCGTCCGCGTTGCATCAAGCCATTTAAGAATTGGGACATTCCAATACGCTGCGCTCCACCACCCAGGCAGCGACCTTATCGAACGATTAATCGAATACTCGATACAGCTCCACTATCCTTCCACCGCCGCTGAGCCTTTAGCATTCCTCGAGGCAGTTATGGACGCCCAGGCTCACACCGTTGCACACTGGATGGGCATTGGCTTTGTGCATGGCGTAATAAATACCGATAACACCACCATATCCGGTCAAACAATAGACTTCGGGCCATGTGCTTTTCTCGAACAACATGATCCGCACGCATGTTTTAGCAGCATAGATACTACCGGTCGATATAAATACGGAAATCAACCAGGTATTATTGGCTGGAATCTACAACGCCTGGCCGAAACACTGCTTCCGCTTATCGACGCCGCGGGCATTCCGAACTCAAAGGTGTATGAGCTTTTCGACACCTACCCCAACAAATTTATGAATGCTTACCGGCAAGTCATAGAAGAAAAACTCGAAGGTGCACTGCCACATAATTTTCATATTTCCGGAGACCACACCGCGTATTTTCAAGAAATCGCACCAATGAATAATCCCGTGATTATTCCCCGTAATCACCTTGTGGAGGCCGCGCTCCAACAAGCTGATGATGGAAATACCGAACCATTCTGTGCACTCTATGCGGCTCTAAGTACGCCGTACGATTTTCCACTTCAGCACCCTGAATTTGTGCACTCCGCACCTAAGGGATTTATGGATAATTACCGCACATTTTGCGGAACCTAA
- a CDS encoding PTS sugar transporter subunit IIA, whose protein sequence is MINLFGFGKAKRVTATSNLSLVAPVRGELFPLEQIPDPVFSHGTLGFGFAVHTADEIVVSPVSGQIFQMFPAGHAFSIRTPEGVDVLVHIGLDTVGLKGNGFRPLKIQGNYVEQGEPVVQLENISALQSALTCLDTIVVVTNSAGLRHSSPRLDARFGETVIEMMP, encoded by the coding sequence ATGATTAATTTGTTCGGTTTTGGAAAAGCAAAACGCGTTACCGCAACTTCAAATTTGAGTTTGGTTGCGCCAGTGCGTGGTGAGCTTTTTCCATTGGAACAAATCCCTGACCCAGTGTTTTCCCATGGGACGCTGGGTTTTGGTTTTGCGGTGCATACCGCAGATGAGATAGTGGTTTCCCCGGTTTCTGGTCAGATTTTTCAAATGTTCCCAGCAGGGCACGCGTTTTCTATTCGCACACCCGAGGGGGTTGATGTATTGGTGCATATCGGGCTGGATACAGTCGGATTGAAAGGCAATGGGTTTCGTCCACTAAAGATCCAAGGAAATTATGTGGAGCAGGGGGAACCTGTGGTTCAGCTTGAAAATATTTCCGCTTTGCAGAGTGCTTTAACATGCTTGGATACGATTGTTGTAGTAACAAATTCCGCAGGTTTACGCCATAGCTCCCCGCGTTTAGACGCCAGATTTGGTGAGACAGTTATTGAAATGATGCCTTAG
- a CDS encoding DUF4177 domain-containing protein: MGYEYKVVEMREGLIGGKISGKKLEKVLNEHAAQGWGLKTITVTDVKGRIGPGGVEGVLVVFERINNL, from the coding sequence ATGGGATATGAATATAAAGTAGTAGAGATGCGTGAAGGTCTTATCGGTGGCAAAATTTCCGGTAAGAAATTGGAAAAAGTATTGAATGAACACGCTGCACAGGGATGGGGTTTGAAAACCATTACCGTCACTGATGTAAAGGGACGCATAGGGCCGGGTGGCGTCGAAGGTGTGTTGGTAGTGTTCGAACGAATAAATAATCTTTAA